Proteins encoded by one window of Bactrocera oleae isolate idBacOlea1 chromosome 4, idBacOlea1, whole genome shotgun sequence:
- the hts gene encoding protein hu-li tai shao isoform X5, with translation MTEVEQQPPPQNGIDLSAAEEDDSSKARPADIEQDMREMERRKRVEAIMGSKLFREELERIVDSARDGGGILQQLSDIMGVPTSTRVGNVFKATNCMLPINDIRGVESMGYAKGEKILRCKLAATFRLLDLYGWTQGLGAQITARLKVDQENFLVNPYGMMYHEITASSLNKVDMQGQVVEQGTTNFGVNKNHFALHSVVHAARPDIRCAIYIGCTPVVAVSSLKVGLLPLTRDACVLGEVTTHSYTGTQMDADERDRLVRALGPNSKVLILSNYGALCCGETIEEAFFAASHIVKACETQLQLLPVGVDNLVLIPEESRKAIYAEARRPPEDLEKKFAAAVATVEANAAEAAAAISEAGGAAVTVKSTTGAPKWRVGGAEFEALMRMLDNAGYRTGYIYRHPLIKSDPPKPKNDVELPPAVSSLGYLLEEEELLKQGIWKKGDLRKGGDRSRWLNSPNVYQKVEVLETGTPDPKKITKWVAEGSPTHSTPVRIEDPLQFVPAGTNPKEFRRLQQQIKDNRRADKISAGPQSHILEGVTWDEANRIKDATVSSAGDHVVLMGAASKGIIQRGYQHNAAVYKAPYAKNPFDNVTDDELNEYKRTVERKKKSIHGEYTDTDFSESEPLSSMPISAPPQTKQITIATAAVSQSEPEDVSEHQVMRIETQQAPIPSQAEVVLSDATLSFLNGERSHTAVNRKPPTGRGENVQNGDHSEAHLSTFSQSSKEDVSTDGSPKKDKKKKKGLRTPSFLKKKKEKKKAEA, from the exons ATGACTGAAGTTGAACAGCAGCCACCGCCACAAAATGGCATAGACCTTTCCGCTGCCGAAGAGGATGATAGCAGTAAAGCGCGTCCAGCCGATATTGAGCAG gaTATGCGCGAAATGGAGCGTCGCAAACGTGTTGAGGCCATTATGGGTTCGAAACTCTTTCGCGAGGAATTGGAACGCATCGTGGATTCTGCACGTGATGGCGGCGGTATACTGCAACAGTTATCGGACATAATGGGTGTACCGACATCGACGCGTGTCGGTAATGTCTTCAAGGCCACCAATTGTATGCTGCCAATTAATGATATACGCGGCGTTGAATCGATGGGTTATGCTAAGGGTGAAAAGATTTTGCGTTGCAAATTGGCTGCCACATTCCGTTTGTTGGATCTCTATGGTTGGACGCAAGGGCTGGGCGCACAAATTACCGCTCGTCTCAAGGTCGACCAGGAGAATTTCTTGGTGAATCCGTACGGTATGATGTATCATGAGATCACAGCGTCATCACTGAACAAGGTTGATATGCAGGGACAGGTTGTGGAGCAGGGCACCACCAATTTCGGAGTAAATAAGAATC ACTTTGCCCTGCACTCGGTGGTGCATGCTGCCCGACCAGACATCCGTTGCGCCATCTATATTGGATGCACACCTGTCGTTGCTGTTTCCTCGTTGAAGGTTGGTCTACTGCCATTGACCCGTGATGCTTGTGTTTTGGGCGAAGTGACCACACACTCGTACACGGGCACTCAAATGGATGCCGATGAACGTGATCGCTTGGTGCGCGCACTTGGTCCCAACTCCAAAGTATTGATACTCAGTAATTATGGTGCATTGTGTTGTGGTGAAACCATCGAGGAGGCATTCTTTGCTGCCAGTCATATTGTGAAAGCCTGTGAAACACAATTACAACTACTGCCAGTTGGCGTGGATAATTTGGTATTGATACCGGAGGAATCACGCAAAGCTATTTATGCTGAAGCGCGCCGCCCACCTGAGGATTTAGAGAAGAAATTCGCCGCCGCTGTGGCCACAGTTGAGGCAAATGCTGCCGAGGCCGCTGCAGCCATTAGCGAAGCTGGTGGTGCTGCTGTTACCGTAAAGTCCACCACCGGGGCACCGAAGTGGCGCGTAGGTGGTGCTGAATTTGAGGCACTCATGCGTATGTTGGATAACGCCGGTTATCGCACCGGTTACATTTATCGCCATCCGTTGATCAAGTCGGATCCTCCGAAGCCGAAAAATGATGTTGAGCTGCCACCAGCGGTTAGCTCTCTGGGTTATCTACTCGAAGAAGAGGAACTCTTGAAGCAGGG caTCTGGAAGAAGGGTGACCTACGCAAAGGTGGTGATCGCAGCCGATGGCTTAACTCGCCAAATGTCTACCAGAAGGTTGAGGTACTGGAAACTGGCACGCCCGATCCCAAGAAAATTACAAAG TGGGTAGCCGAAGGGTCACCAACACACTCGACACCAGTACGCATCGAAGATCCCTTGCAATTTGTGCCAGCGGGAACAAATCCAAAAGAGTTCAGGCGCTTACAACAACAA ATCAAAGACAATCGCCGGGCTGATAAAATATCCGCCGGTCCGCAATCACACATCCTCGAGGGTGTTACATGGGATGAGGCCAATCGTATTAAGGATGCGACCGTTTCATCGGCTGGTGATCATGTTGTGTTAATGGGCGCAGCCTCTAAGGGTATCATACAACGTGGCTATCAACATAATGCAGCTGTTTATAAGGCACCATATGCTAAAAATCCATTCGATAATGTCACCGATGATGAATTGAACGAATACAAACGCACGGTGGAGCGTAAGAAGAAGAGCATTCATGGTGAAT ATACTGATACTGATTTCTCCGAATCGGAGCCACTGAGTTCGATGCCAATCTCAGCACCACCACAGACGAAACAAATAACAATCGCAACTGCCGCAGTTAGTCAATCAGAACCAGAAGATGTTTCAG AACATCAAGTGATGAGAATAGAAACCCAACAAGCGCCAATTCCAAGCCAAGCCGAAGTAGTATTGAGCGATG CAACTCTTAGTTTCTTAAATGGCGAACGTTCTCATACGGCTGTGAATCGCAAACCGCCTACGGGCCGag
- the hts gene encoding protein hu-li tai shao isoform X4 — protein sequence MTEVEQQPPPQNGIDLSAAEEDDSSKARPADIEQDMREMERRKRVEAIMGSKLFREELERIVDSARDGGGILQQLSDIMGVPTSTRVGNVFKATNCMLPINDIRGVESMGYAKGEKILRCKLAATFRLLDLYGWTQGLGAQITARLKVDQENFLVNPYGMMYHEITASSLNKVDMQGQVVEQGTTNFGVNKNHFALHSVVHAARPDIRCAIYIGCTPVVAVSSLKVGLLPLTRDACVLGEVTTHSYTGTQMDADERDRLVRALGPNSKVLILSNYGALCCGETIEEAFFAASHIVKACETQLQLLPVGVDNLVLIPEESRKAIYAEARRPPEDLEKKFAAAVATVEANAAEAAAAISEAGGAAVTVKSTTGAPKWRVGGAEFEALMRMLDNAGYRTGYIYRHPLIKSDPPKPKNDVELPPAVSSLGYLLEEEELLKQGIWKKGDLRKGGDRSRWLNSPNVYQKVEVLETGTPDPKKITKWVAEGSPTHSTPVRIEDPLQFVPAGTNPKEFRRLQQQIKDNRRADKISAGPQSHILEGVTWDEANRIKDATVSSAGDHVVLMGAASKGIIQRGYQHNAAVYKAPYAKNPFDNVTDDELNEYKRTVERKKKSIHGEYTDTDFSESEPLSSMPISAPPQTKQITIATAAVSQSEPEDVSEHQVMRIETQQAPIPSQAEVVLSDATLSFLNGERSHTAVNRKPPTGRGENVQNGDHSEAHLSTFSQSSKEFQDVSTDGSPKKDKKKKKGLRTPSFLKKKKEKKKAEA from the exons ATGACTGAAGTTGAACAGCAGCCACCGCCACAAAATGGCATAGACCTTTCCGCTGCCGAAGAGGATGATAGCAGTAAAGCGCGTCCAGCCGATATTGAGCAG gaTATGCGCGAAATGGAGCGTCGCAAACGTGTTGAGGCCATTATGGGTTCGAAACTCTTTCGCGAGGAATTGGAACGCATCGTGGATTCTGCACGTGATGGCGGCGGTATACTGCAACAGTTATCGGACATAATGGGTGTACCGACATCGACGCGTGTCGGTAATGTCTTCAAGGCCACCAATTGTATGCTGCCAATTAATGATATACGCGGCGTTGAATCGATGGGTTATGCTAAGGGTGAAAAGATTTTGCGTTGCAAATTGGCTGCCACATTCCGTTTGTTGGATCTCTATGGTTGGACGCAAGGGCTGGGCGCACAAATTACCGCTCGTCTCAAGGTCGACCAGGAGAATTTCTTGGTGAATCCGTACGGTATGATGTATCATGAGATCACAGCGTCATCACTGAACAAGGTTGATATGCAGGGACAGGTTGTGGAGCAGGGCACCACCAATTTCGGAGTAAATAAGAATC ACTTTGCCCTGCACTCGGTGGTGCATGCTGCCCGACCAGACATCCGTTGCGCCATCTATATTGGATGCACACCTGTCGTTGCTGTTTCCTCGTTGAAGGTTGGTCTACTGCCATTGACCCGTGATGCTTGTGTTTTGGGCGAAGTGACCACACACTCGTACACGGGCACTCAAATGGATGCCGATGAACGTGATCGCTTGGTGCGCGCACTTGGTCCCAACTCCAAAGTATTGATACTCAGTAATTATGGTGCATTGTGTTGTGGTGAAACCATCGAGGAGGCATTCTTTGCTGCCAGTCATATTGTGAAAGCCTGTGAAACACAATTACAACTACTGCCAGTTGGCGTGGATAATTTGGTATTGATACCGGAGGAATCACGCAAAGCTATTTATGCTGAAGCGCGCCGCCCACCTGAGGATTTAGAGAAGAAATTCGCCGCCGCTGTGGCCACAGTTGAGGCAAATGCTGCCGAGGCCGCTGCAGCCATTAGCGAAGCTGGTGGTGCTGCTGTTACCGTAAAGTCCACCACCGGGGCACCGAAGTGGCGCGTAGGTGGTGCTGAATTTGAGGCACTCATGCGTATGTTGGATAACGCCGGTTATCGCACCGGTTACATTTATCGCCATCCGTTGATCAAGTCGGATCCTCCGAAGCCGAAAAATGATGTTGAGCTGCCACCAGCGGTTAGCTCTCTGGGTTATCTACTCGAAGAAGAGGAACTCTTGAAGCAGGG caTCTGGAAGAAGGGTGACCTACGCAAAGGTGGTGATCGCAGCCGATGGCTTAACTCGCCAAATGTCTACCAGAAGGTTGAGGTACTGGAAACTGGCACGCCCGATCCCAAGAAAATTACAAAG TGGGTAGCCGAAGGGTCACCAACACACTCGACACCAGTACGCATCGAAGATCCCTTGCAATTTGTGCCAGCGGGAACAAATCCAAAAGAGTTCAGGCGCTTACAACAACAA ATCAAAGACAATCGCCGGGCTGATAAAATATCCGCCGGTCCGCAATCACACATCCTCGAGGGTGTTACATGGGATGAGGCCAATCGTATTAAGGATGCGACCGTTTCATCGGCTGGTGATCATGTTGTGTTAATGGGCGCAGCCTCTAAGGGTATCATACAACGTGGCTATCAACATAATGCAGCTGTTTATAAGGCACCATATGCTAAAAATCCATTCGATAATGTCACCGATGATGAATTGAACGAATACAAACGCACGGTGGAGCGTAAGAAGAAGAGCATTCATGGTGAAT ATACTGATACTGATTTCTCCGAATCGGAGCCACTGAGTTCGATGCCAATCTCAGCACCACCACAGACGAAACAAATAACAATCGCAACTGCCGCAGTTAGTCAATCAGAACCAGAAGATGTTTCAG AACATCAAGTGATGAGAATAGAAACCCAACAAGCGCCAATTCCAAGCCAAGCCGAAGTAGTATTGAGCGATG CAACTCTTAGTTTCTTAAATGGCGAACGTTCTCATACGGCTGTGAATCGCAAACCGCCTACGGGCCGag
- the hts gene encoding protein hu-li tai shao isoform X7 — protein sequence MTEVEQQPPPQNGIDLSAAEEDDSSKARPADIEQDMREMERRKRVEAIMGSKLFREELERIVDSARDGGGILQQLSDIMGVPTSTRVGNVFKATNCMLPINDIRGVESMGYAKGEKILRCKLAATFRLLDLYGWTQGLGAQITARLKVDQENFLVNPYGMMYHEITASSLNKVDMQGQVVEQGTTNFGVNKNHFALHSVVHAARPDIRCAIYIGCTPVVAVSSLKVGLLPLTRDACVLGEVTTHSYTGTQMDADERDRLVRALGPNSKVLILSNYGALCCGETIEEAFFAASHIVKACETQLQLLPVGVDNLVLIPEESRKAIYAEARRPPEDLEKKFAAAVATVEANAAEAAAAISEAGGAAVTVKSTTGAPKWRVGGAEFEALMRMLDNAGYRTGYIYRHPLIKSDPPKPKNDVELPPAVSSLGYLLEEEELLKQGIWKKGDLRKGGDRSRWLNSPNVYQKVEVLETGTPDPKKITKWVAEGSPTHSTPVRIEDPLQFVPAGTNPKEFRRLQQQIKDNRRADKISAGPQSHILEGVTWDEANRIKDATVSSAGDHVVLMGAASKGIIQRGYQHNAAVYKAPYAKNPFDNVTDDELNEYKRTVERKKKSIHGEYTDTDFSESEPLSSMPISAPPQTKQITIATAAVSQSEPEDVSEHQVMRIETQQAPIPSQAEVVLSDGENVQNGDHSEAHLSTFSQSSKEDVSTDGSPKKDKKKKKGLRTPSFLKKKKEKKKAEA from the exons ATGACTGAAGTTGAACAGCAGCCACCGCCACAAAATGGCATAGACCTTTCCGCTGCCGAAGAGGATGATAGCAGTAAAGCGCGTCCAGCCGATATTGAGCAG gaTATGCGCGAAATGGAGCGTCGCAAACGTGTTGAGGCCATTATGGGTTCGAAACTCTTTCGCGAGGAATTGGAACGCATCGTGGATTCTGCACGTGATGGCGGCGGTATACTGCAACAGTTATCGGACATAATGGGTGTACCGACATCGACGCGTGTCGGTAATGTCTTCAAGGCCACCAATTGTATGCTGCCAATTAATGATATACGCGGCGTTGAATCGATGGGTTATGCTAAGGGTGAAAAGATTTTGCGTTGCAAATTGGCTGCCACATTCCGTTTGTTGGATCTCTATGGTTGGACGCAAGGGCTGGGCGCACAAATTACCGCTCGTCTCAAGGTCGACCAGGAGAATTTCTTGGTGAATCCGTACGGTATGATGTATCATGAGATCACAGCGTCATCACTGAACAAGGTTGATATGCAGGGACAGGTTGTGGAGCAGGGCACCACCAATTTCGGAGTAAATAAGAATC ACTTTGCCCTGCACTCGGTGGTGCATGCTGCCCGACCAGACATCCGTTGCGCCATCTATATTGGATGCACACCTGTCGTTGCTGTTTCCTCGTTGAAGGTTGGTCTACTGCCATTGACCCGTGATGCTTGTGTTTTGGGCGAAGTGACCACACACTCGTACACGGGCACTCAAATGGATGCCGATGAACGTGATCGCTTGGTGCGCGCACTTGGTCCCAACTCCAAAGTATTGATACTCAGTAATTATGGTGCATTGTGTTGTGGTGAAACCATCGAGGAGGCATTCTTTGCTGCCAGTCATATTGTGAAAGCCTGTGAAACACAATTACAACTACTGCCAGTTGGCGTGGATAATTTGGTATTGATACCGGAGGAATCACGCAAAGCTATTTATGCTGAAGCGCGCCGCCCACCTGAGGATTTAGAGAAGAAATTCGCCGCCGCTGTGGCCACAGTTGAGGCAAATGCTGCCGAGGCCGCTGCAGCCATTAGCGAAGCTGGTGGTGCTGCTGTTACCGTAAAGTCCACCACCGGGGCACCGAAGTGGCGCGTAGGTGGTGCTGAATTTGAGGCACTCATGCGTATGTTGGATAACGCCGGTTATCGCACCGGTTACATTTATCGCCATCCGTTGATCAAGTCGGATCCTCCGAAGCCGAAAAATGATGTTGAGCTGCCACCAGCGGTTAGCTCTCTGGGTTATCTACTCGAAGAAGAGGAACTCTTGAAGCAGGG caTCTGGAAGAAGGGTGACCTACGCAAAGGTGGTGATCGCAGCCGATGGCTTAACTCGCCAAATGTCTACCAGAAGGTTGAGGTACTGGAAACTGGCACGCCCGATCCCAAGAAAATTACAAAG TGGGTAGCCGAAGGGTCACCAACACACTCGACACCAGTACGCATCGAAGATCCCTTGCAATTTGTGCCAGCGGGAACAAATCCAAAAGAGTTCAGGCGCTTACAACAACAA ATCAAAGACAATCGCCGGGCTGATAAAATATCCGCCGGTCCGCAATCACACATCCTCGAGGGTGTTACATGGGATGAGGCCAATCGTATTAAGGATGCGACCGTTTCATCGGCTGGTGATCATGTTGTGTTAATGGGCGCAGCCTCTAAGGGTATCATACAACGTGGCTATCAACATAATGCAGCTGTTTATAAGGCACCATATGCTAAAAATCCATTCGATAATGTCACCGATGATGAATTGAACGAATACAAACGCACGGTGGAGCGTAAGAAGAAGAGCATTCATGGTGAAT ATACTGATACTGATTTCTCCGAATCGGAGCCACTGAGTTCGATGCCAATCTCAGCACCACCACAGACGAAACAAATAACAATCGCAACTGCCGCAGTTAGTCAATCAGAACCAGAAGATGTTTCAG AACATCAAGTGATGAGAATAGAAACCCAACAAGCGCCAATTCCAAGCCAAGCCGAAGTAGTATTGAGCGATG
- the hts gene encoding protein hu-li tai shao isoform X8, with product MTEVEQQPPPQNGIDLSAAEEDDSSKARPADIEQDMREMERRKRVEAIMGSKLFREELERIVDSARDGGGILQQLSDIMGVPTSTRVGNVFKATNCMLPINDIRGVESMGYAKGEKILRCKLAATFRLLDLYGWTQGLGAQITARLKVDQENFLVNPYGMMYHEITASSLNKVDMQGQVVEQGTTNFGVNKNHFALHSVVHAARPDIRCAIYIGCTPVVAVSSLKVGLLPLTRDACVLGEVTTHSYTGTQMDADERDRLVRALGPNSKVLILSNYGALCCGETIEEAFFAASHIVKACETQLQLLPVGVDNLVLIPEESRKAIYAEARRPPEDLEKKFAAAVATVEANAAEAAAAISEAGGAAVTVKSTTGAPKWRVGGAEFEALMRMLDNAGYRTGYIYRHPLIKSDPPKPKNDVELPPAVSSLGYLLEEEELLKQGIWKKGDLRKGGDRSRWLNSPNVYQKVEVLETGTPDPKKITKWVAEGSPTHSTPVRIEDPLQFVPAGTNPKEFRRLQQQIKDNRRADKISAGPQSHILEGVTWDEANRIKDATVSSAGDHVVLMGAASKGIIQRGYQHNAAVYKAPYAKNPFDNVTDDELNEYKRTVERKKKSIHGEYTDTDFSESEPLSSMPISAPPQTKQITIATAAVSQSEPEDVSEHQVMRIETQQAPIPSQAEVVLSDVVRKKILPLLDSVSVTFL from the exons ATGACTGAAGTTGAACAGCAGCCACCGCCACAAAATGGCATAGACCTTTCCGCTGCCGAAGAGGATGATAGCAGTAAAGCGCGTCCAGCCGATATTGAGCAG gaTATGCGCGAAATGGAGCGTCGCAAACGTGTTGAGGCCATTATGGGTTCGAAACTCTTTCGCGAGGAATTGGAACGCATCGTGGATTCTGCACGTGATGGCGGCGGTATACTGCAACAGTTATCGGACATAATGGGTGTACCGACATCGACGCGTGTCGGTAATGTCTTCAAGGCCACCAATTGTATGCTGCCAATTAATGATATACGCGGCGTTGAATCGATGGGTTATGCTAAGGGTGAAAAGATTTTGCGTTGCAAATTGGCTGCCACATTCCGTTTGTTGGATCTCTATGGTTGGACGCAAGGGCTGGGCGCACAAATTACCGCTCGTCTCAAGGTCGACCAGGAGAATTTCTTGGTGAATCCGTACGGTATGATGTATCATGAGATCACAGCGTCATCACTGAACAAGGTTGATATGCAGGGACAGGTTGTGGAGCAGGGCACCACCAATTTCGGAGTAAATAAGAATC ACTTTGCCCTGCACTCGGTGGTGCATGCTGCCCGACCAGACATCCGTTGCGCCATCTATATTGGATGCACACCTGTCGTTGCTGTTTCCTCGTTGAAGGTTGGTCTACTGCCATTGACCCGTGATGCTTGTGTTTTGGGCGAAGTGACCACACACTCGTACACGGGCACTCAAATGGATGCCGATGAACGTGATCGCTTGGTGCGCGCACTTGGTCCCAACTCCAAAGTATTGATACTCAGTAATTATGGTGCATTGTGTTGTGGTGAAACCATCGAGGAGGCATTCTTTGCTGCCAGTCATATTGTGAAAGCCTGTGAAACACAATTACAACTACTGCCAGTTGGCGTGGATAATTTGGTATTGATACCGGAGGAATCACGCAAAGCTATTTATGCTGAAGCGCGCCGCCCACCTGAGGATTTAGAGAAGAAATTCGCCGCCGCTGTGGCCACAGTTGAGGCAAATGCTGCCGAGGCCGCTGCAGCCATTAGCGAAGCTGGTGGTGCTGCTGTTACCGTAAAGTCCACCACCGGGGCACCGAAGTGGCGCGTAGGTGGTGCTGAATTTGAGGCACTCATGCGTATGTTGGATAACGCCGGTTATCGCACCGGTTACATTTATCGCCATCCGTTGATCAAGTCGGATCCTCCGAAGCCGAAAAATGATGTTGAGCTGCCACCAGCGGTTAGCTCTCTGGGTTATCTACTCGAAGAAGAGGAACTCTTGAAGCAGGG caTCTGGAAGAAGGGTGACCTACGCAAAGGTGGTGATCGCAGCCGATGGCTTAACTCGCCAAATGTCTACCAGAAGGTTGAGGTACTGGAAACTGGCACGCCCGATCCCAAGAAAATTACAAAG TGGGTAGCCGAAGGGTCACCAACACACTCGACACCAGTACGCATCGAAGATCCCTTGCAATTTGTGCCAGCGGGAACAAATCCAAAAGAGTTCAGGCGCTTACAACAACAA ATCAAAGACAATCGCCGGGCTGATAAAATATCCGCCGGTCCGCAATCACACATCCTCGAGGGTGTTACATGGGATGAGGCCAATCGTATTAAGGATGCGACCGTTTCATCGGCTGGTGATCATGTTGTGTTAATGGGCGCAGCCTCTAAGGGTATCATACAACGTGGCTATCAACATAATGCAGCTGTTTATAAGGCACCATATGCTAAAAATCCATTCGATAATGTCACCGATGATGAATTGAACGAATACAAACGCACGGTGGAGCGTAAGAAGAAGAGCATTCATGGTGAAT ATACTGATACTGATTTCTCCGAATCGGAGCCACTGAGTTCGATGCCAATCTCAGCACCACCACAGACGAAACAAATAACAATCGCAACTGCCGCAGTTAGTCAATCAGAACCAGAAGATGTTTCAG AACATCAAGTGATGAGAATAGAAACCCAACAAGCGCCAATTCCAAGCCAAGCCGAAGTAGTATTGAGCGATG ttgTTAGAAAGAAAATATTACCCCTACTCGATAGCGTATCCGTCACATTTCTGTAG
- the hts gene encoding protein hu-li tai shao isoform X6, with product MTEVEQQPPPQNGIDLSAAEEDDSSKARPADIEQDMREMERRKRVEAIMGSKLFREELERIVDSARDGGGILQQLSDIMGVPTSTRVGNVFKATNCMLPINDIRGVESMGYAKGEKILRCKLAATFRLLDLYGWTQGLGAQITARLKVDQENFLVNPYGMMYHEITASSLNKVDMQGQVVEQGTTNFGVNKNHFALHSVVHAARPDIRCAIYIGCTPVVAVSSLKVGLLPLTRDACVLGEVTTHSYTGTQMDADERDRLVRALGPNSKVLILSNYGALCCGETIEEAFFAASHIVKACETQLQLLPVGVDNLVLIPEESRKAIYAEARRPPEDLEKKFAAAVATVEANAAEAAAAISEAGGAAVTVKSTTGAPKWRVGGAEFEALMRMLDNAGYRTGYIYRHPLIKSDPPKPKNDVELPPAVSSLGYLLEEEELLKQGIWKKGDLRKGGDRSRWLNSPNVYQKVEVLETGTPDPKKITKWVAEGSPTHSTPVRIEDPLQFVPAGTNPKEFRRLQQQIKDNRRADKISAGPQSHILEGVTWDEANRIKDATVSSAGDHVVLMGAASKGIIQRGYQHNAAVYKAPYAKNPFDNVTDDELNEYKRTVERKKKSIHGEYTDTDFSESEPLSSMPISAPPQTKQITIATAAVSQSEPEDVSEHQVMRIETQQAPIPSQAEVVLSDGENVQNGDHSEAHLSTFSQSSKEFQDVSTDGSPKKDKKKKKGLRTPSFLKKKKEKKKAEA from the exons ATGACTGAAGTTGAACAGCAGCCACCGCCACAAAATGGCATAGACCTTTCCGCTGCCGAAGAGGATGATAGCAGTAAAGCGCGTCCAGCCGATATTGAGCAG gaTATGCGCGAAATGGAGCGTCGCAAACGTGTTGAGGCCATTATGGGTTCGAAACTCTTTCGCGAGGAATTGGAACGCATCGTGGATTCTGCACGTGATGGCGGCGGTATACTGCAACAGTTATCGGACATAATGGGTGTACCGACATCGACGCGTGTCGGTAATGTCTTCAAGGCCACCAATTGTATGCTGCCAATTAATGATATACGCGGCGTTGAATCGATGGGTTATGCTAAGGGTGAAAAGATTTTGCGTTGCAAATTGGCTGCCACATTCCGTTTGTTGGATCTCTATGGTTGGACGCAAGGGCTGGGCGCACAAATTACCGCTCGTCTCAAGGTCGACCAGGAGAATTTCTTGGTGAATCCGTACGGTATGATGTATCATGAGATCACAGCGTCATCACTGAACAAGGTTGATATGCAGGGACAGGTTGTGGAGCAGGGCACCACCAATTTCGGAGTAAATAAGAATC ACTTTGCCCTGCACTCGGTGGTGCATGCTGCCCGACCAGACATCCGTTGCGCCATCTATATTGGATGCACACCTGTCGTTGCTGTTTCCTCGTTGAAGGTTGGTCTACTGCCATTGACCCGTGATGCTTGTGTTTTGGGCGAAGTGACCACACACTCGTACACGGGCACTCAAATGGATGCCGATGAACGTGATCGCTTGGTGCGCGCACTTGGTCCCAACTCCAAAGTATTGATACTCAGTAATTATGGTGCATTGTGTTGTGGTGAAACCATCGAGGAGGCATTCTTTGCTGCCAGTCATATTGTGAAAGCCTGTGAAACACAATTACAACTACTGCCAGTTGGCGTGGATAATTTGGTATTGATACCGGAGGAATCACGCAAAGCTATTTATGCTGAAGCGCGCCGCCCACCTGAGGATTTAGAGAAGAAATTCGCCGCCGCTGTGGCCACAGTTGAGGCAAATGCTGCCGAGGCCGCTGCAGCCATTAGCGAAGCTGGTGGTGCTGCTGTTACCGTAAAGTCCACCACCGGGGCACCGAAGTGGCGCGTAGGTGGTGCTGAATTTGAGGCACTCATGCGTATGTTGGATAACGCCGGTTATCGCACCGGTTACATTTATCGCCATCCGTTGATCAAGTCGGATCCTCCGAAGCCGAAAAATGATGTTGAGCTGCCACCAGCGGTTAGCTCTCTGGGTTATCTACTCGAAGAAGAGGAACTCTTGAAGCAGGG caTCTGGAAGAAGGGTGACCTACGCAAAGGTGGTGATCGCAGCCGATGGCTTAACTCGCCAAATGTCTACCAGAAGGTTGAGGTACTGGAAACTGGCACGCCCGATCCCAAGAAAATTACAAAG TGGGTAGCCGAAGGGTCACCAACACACTCGACACCAGTACGCATCGAAGATCCCTTGCAATTTGTGCCAGCGGGAACAAATCCAAAAGAGTTCAGGCGCTTACAACAACAA ATCAAAGACAATCGCCGGGCTGATAAAATATCCGCCGGTCCGCAATCACACATCCTCGAGGGTGTTACATGGGATGAGGCCAATCGTATTAAGGATGCGACCGTTTCATCGGCTGGTGATCATGTTGTGTTAATGGGCGCAGCCTCTAAGGGTATCATACAACGTGGCTATCAACATAATGCAGCTGTTTATAAGGCACCATATGCTAAAAATCCATTCGATAATGTCACCGATGATGAATTGAACGAATACAAACGCACGGTGGAGCGTAAGAAGAAGAGCATTCATGGTGAAT ATACTGATACTGATTTCTCCGAATCGGAGCCACTGAGTTCGATGCCAATCTCAGCACCACCACAGACGAAACAAATAACAATCGCAACTGCCGCAGTTAGTCAATCAGAACCAGAAGATGTTTCAG AACATCAAGTGATGAGAATAGAAACCCAACAAGCGCCAATTCCAAGCCAAGCCGAAGTAGTATTGAGCGATG